One window of Streptomyces sp. FIT100 genomic DNA carries:
- a CDS encoding polysaccharide lyase 8 family protein, with protein sequence MTRSWSRRTFLRTTGGSALALGIVGSPLLTGQAAAADEFSDLRATWRTLILGAGFSPTAEPFKTKLTDLGADAAGFRSTMSPATGSLWPDLVWTDPEPDTDQESFGYSARMNESYARLSTMAQAYCQQGTGQTGNAALAAAVLTGLDHMYAQVYNEGQTRFGNWYNWQIGAPQTLLDICVLMYDQLSAAQIGDYCAAVDHFVPDSAVANYTGTSTGANRVDLCRVLVLRGIVGGSSAKVALGRDALTPVFPYVTSGDGLYTDGSFVQHASVPYTGSYGSVLLGGLGALFALLAGSSWAVTNSGRQIVFDAVENAWAPFLYNGLIMDGVSGRAISRSGSAPDHQRGHGILSSIVLLGQGASAAENARWRGLVKGWMQRDYYSPPMSDTSLGLTSLARLKAVQDDTSVAAIAEPTGHRLFSSMARATHRRPGWAASISMANKRITYYETGNGENLRGWHTGSGMLYWWGDTYANGQYSDAFWPTVDPYRLPGTTNSRKVLADAAGGDWGASKPDVNWVGGATDGSRAAIGQYLRGLQSTLMAKKSWFCLDDSIVCLGAGIKCTDGTAVESVVENRNLGPTGTHALTVNGTVKPVSHPWSETLSGATWAHIGGMGGYVFPGGATVKALREERSGKWSDINRGGPTDAIARRYLTMWVDHGTDPTAGTYSYILMPGASTAQTSARAADTGWVQILANTDNQQGVRVPSLGFTGVNFWFGGTVGALTASAPCAVMITEKSDGTAVICVSDPMRMQTSLTLTWNRAVSSVTSKPSTVTGATTGSSLNLTFGDLSGTAGATQKITVQLG encoded by the coding sequence ATGACGCGTTCCTGGTCCCGCCGCACCTTCCTGCGCACCACCGGCGGTTCGGCCCTCGCCCTCGGTATCGTCGGCAGCCCGCTGCTGACCGGTCAGGCCGCGGCCGCCGACGAGTTCAGCGACTTGCGCGCCACATGGCGCACGCTCATCCTCGGTGCGGGATTCAGTCCCACCGCCGAGCCGTTCAAGACGAAGCTGACCGACCTCGGCGCCGACGCCGCGGGATTCCGGTCGACGATGTCCCCCGCCACCGGCTCGCTCTGGCCCGACCTTGTGTGGACCGACCCGGAGCCCGACACCGACCAGGAGTCGTTCGGCTACTCGGCGAGGATGAACGAGAGCTACGCGAGGCTGAGCACCATGGCCCAGGCGTACTGCCAGCAGGGCACCGGACAGACAGGCAACGCGGCGCTCGCGGCCGCCGTCCTTACCGGGCTCGACCATATGTACGCCCAGGTCTACAACGAGGGGCAGACGCGCTTCGGGAACTGGTACAACTGGCAGATCGGCGCACCTCAGACGCTCCTCGACATCTGCGTGCTGATGTACGACCAGCTGTCGGCCGCGCAGATCGGCGACTACTGCGCGGCGGTCGACCACTTCGTCCCCGACTCGGCCGTGGCCAACTACACGGGCACCAGCACCGGAGCGAACCGGGTCGACCTGTGCCGGGTGCTCGTCCTGCGCGGCATCGTCGGCGGCAGCTCGGCCAAGGTCGCGCTGGGCCGGGACGCGCTCACACCCGTCTTCCCGTACGTCACCTCCGGCGACGGGCTCTACACGGACGGCTCGTTCGTCCAGCACGCCAGCGTCCCCTACACCGGCTCGTACGGCTCGGTGCTGCTCGGCGGCCTCGGTGCGCTCTTCGCGCTGCTCGCGGGCTCCAGCTGGGCGGTGACGAACTCGGGACGGCAGATCGTCTTCGACGCCGTCGAGAACGCCTGGGCGCCCTTCCTCTACAACGGGCTGATCATGGACGGGGTGTCCGGGCGCGCCATCAGCCGCAGCGGCTCCGCCCCCGACCACCAGCGCGGCCACGGCATCCTCTCCTCCATCGTGCTGCTCGGGCAGGGTGCGAGCGCCGCAGAGAACGCCCGCTGGCGCGGTCTGGTCAAGGGCTGGATGCAGCGCGACTACTACAGCCCGCCGATGAGCGACACCTCGCTGGGGCTGACCAGCCTCGCCCGGCTGAAGGCCGTCCAGGACGACACCTCGGTGGCGGCGATCGCCGAACCCACCGGCCACCGGCTCTTCTCGTCGATGGCCCGGGCCACCCACCGCCGCCCCGGCTGGGCCGCGTCGATCAGCATGGCCAACAAGAGGATCACGTACTACGAGACCGGCAACGGCGAGAACCTGCGCGGCTGGCACACCGGCTCCGGAATGCTCTACTGGTGGGGCGACACCTACGCCAACGGGCAGTACAGCGACGCCTTCTGGCCCACGGTCGACCCGTACCGGCTGCCCGGGACCACCAACTCGCGCAAGGTGCTCGCGGACGCCGCCGGCGGCGACTGGGGCGCGTCCAAGCCGGACGTCAACTGGGTGGGCGGGGCCACCGACGGCAGCCGGGCCGCGATCGGCCAGTACCTCAGAGGGCTCCAGAGCACCCTGATGGCGAAGAAGTCCTGGTTCTGCCTCGACGACTCCATCGTCTGCCTCGGCGCGGGCATCAAGTGCACCGACGGCACCGCGGTCGAGTCGGTCGTCGAGAACCGCAACCTGGGACCGACGGGCACCCACGCCCTCACCGTCAACGGCACGGTGAAGCCGGTGAGCCACCCCTGGTCGGAGACGCTCAGCGGCGCCACCTGGGCGCACATCGGCGGCATGGGCGGCTACGTCTTCCCCGGCGGCGCCACCGTCAAGGCGCTGCGCGAGGAGCGCAGCGGCAAGTGGAGCGACATCAACCGGGGCGGGCCCACCGACGCCATCGCCCGCCGCTACCTGACGATGTGGGTCGACCACGGCACCGACCCGACCGCCGGGACGTACTCCTACATCCTGATGCCCGGCGCCTCCACCGCGCAGACCTCCGCCCGCGCCGCCGACACCGGCTGGGTGCAGATCCTCGCCAACACCGACAACCAGCAGGGTGTGCGCGTCCCCTCGCTCGGCTTCACCGGGGTCAACTTCTGGTTCGGCGGCACCGTCGGCGCGCTCACCGCGAGCGCACCCTGCGCCGTGATGATCACCGAGAAGAGCGACGGCACGGCGGTGATCTGCGTCAGCGACCCCATGCGCATGCAGACCAGCCTCACGCTCACCTGGAACCGAGCCGTGTCCTCGGTGACCTCCAAGCCCTCCACGGTCACCGGCGCGACCACCGGCTCCTCGCTGAACCTCACGTTCGGCGACCTCAGCGGCACCGCCGGTGCCACCCAGAAAATCACCGTCCAGCTCGGCTGA
- a CDS encoding serine hydrolase, giving the protein MIRLSTLRTLLATLAALLLVTTGTAAAPAGTARQDLDAATVERLDRAITGTMKRAGIPGVIVGLWMPGRGTYVRAFGVSDETTGAPMKTGLHMRIGSVTKTFTVTGLLQLVDQGRVGLDDPIAEYVDGVPEGERITLRRLAGMRSGLFNYSDDPGFQRSLESDPQRTFTPRQLLDYAFAHPLGFAPGTRFQYSNTNLILLGLVIEKVTGQPVGAYLEQHVYEPLGLARTSFPTDNTIPDPHAQGYTNATPTGATTVATHWNPSWAWSAGAMISDLEDLRTWAPALASGKPLLTPETQRQRLAFAPTGFTDIGYGLGIFRDHGWVGHNGELPGYEALAVHLPSEDATLVVLVNSDVDYRGDAFSTLIGKAVTEIVTPDNVFTLPAAAQSTSEPPTPSR; this is encoded by the coding sequence ATGATCCGGCTCAGCACCCTCCGCACGCTCCTGGCCACCCTCGCCGCACTCCTCCTGGTCACCACCGGCACGGCCGCCGCGCCCGCGGGGACCGCCCGGCAGGACCTGGACGCCGCCACGGTCGAGCGGCTCGACAGGGCGATCACGGGCACCATGAAGCGCGCCGGGATCCCCGGCGTGATCGTCGGTCTGTGGATGCCCGGCCGCGGCACGTACGTGCGCGCCTTCGGCGTCTCGGACGAGACGACCGGCGCCCCGATGAAGACCGGCCTCCACATGCGCATCGGGAGCGTGACCAAGACGTTCACCGTCACGGGTCTCCTGCAACTCGTGGACCAGGGCCGGGTCGGTCTCGACGACCCCATCGCCGAGTACGTCGACGGTGTCCCCGAGGGCGAGCGCATCACCCTGCGCCGGCTCGCCGGAATGCGCAGCGGCCTCTTCAACTACAGCGACGATCCGGGCTTCCAGAGGTCCCTGGAGTCCGACCCCCAGCGGACGTTCACCCCCCGGCAGCTGCTCGACTACGCCTTCGCGCACCCGTTGGGCTTCGCGCCGGGCACCAGGTTCCAGTACAGCAACACGAACCTCATCCTGCTCGGTCTGGTGATCGAGAAGGTCACCGGTCAGCCCGTCGGCGCCTACCTGGAGCAGCACGTGTACGAGCCGCTCGGCCTGGCCCGTACGTCGTTCCCGACGGACAACACCATCCCGGACCCGCACGCCCAGGGCTACACCAACGCCACCCCGACGGGCGCGACGACCGTCGCCACGCACTGGAACCCCTCCTGGGCCTGGTCCGCCGGCGCCATGATCTCCGACCTGGAGGACCTGCGCACCTGGGCCCCCGCGCTGGCCTCCGGCAAGCCCCTGCTGACCCCCGAGACGCAGCGGCAGCGCCTGGCCTTCGCCCCGACCGGCTTCACGGACATCGGGTACGGCCTGGGCATCTTCCGGGACCACGGCTGGGTGGGCCACAACGGCGAACTCCCGGGCTACGAGGCGCTCGCCGTCCATCTGCCGTCCGAGGACGCCACGCTCGTCGTGCTCGTCAACTCCGATGTCGACTACCGGGGCGATGCGTTCAGCACGCTGATCGGCAAGGCCGTCACCGAGATCGTGACCCCGGACAACGTCTTCACGCTGCCGGCGGCGGCGCAGTCGACGTCCGAGCCGCCCACGCCGTCCCGGTAG
- a CDS encoding DUF3472 domain-containing protein: MTPAVPRTTTPRRRRGRRLGILAGVAAGALASLLYSTGTAAAAVTPGGLISNSYTISGAPTEGLEKLAFPLKVLSQPNDAGYYWAQQYYFKSGQVGYVGLQPRVNSGIAIFSVFGSGTSTSHPNCRTGADGGAGTSCSVTYPYVKGRWYQLEIIKTGTNNWTGYVVDTSNNVWTTIGSWNVSASAGLLRPSGVGFVEYYKSVADCGSIPYGQAVWGKPFVNPEPGTGTNTSAYTYGPCKANASYSISEGQVTMTTGG; encoded by the coding sequence ATGACCCCCGCAGTTCCGCGCACGACCACCCCCCGCAGAAGGCGGGGCAGGCGCCTCGGCATCCTCGCCGGCGTGGCCGCCGGCGCGCTCGCCTCGCTGCTCTACTCGACGGGCACGGCCGCCGCGGCCGTGACGCCCGGCGGCCTGATCTCCAACTCGTACACCATCTCGGGCGCCCCCACGGAAGGACTGGAGAAGCTCGCCTTCCCGCTCAAGGTGCTCAGCCAGCCCAACGACGCCGGCTACTACTGGGCCCAGCAGTACTACTTCAAGTCCGGCCAGGTCGGCTACGTCGGGCTCCAGCCCAGGGTGAACAGCGGCATCGCCATCTTCAGCGTCTTCGGCTCCGGCACCTCCACCAGCCACCCGAACTGCCGTACCGGGGCCGACGGCGGCGCCGGCACCAGTTGCAGCGTCACGTACCCGTACGTCAAGGGCCGCTGGTACCAGCTGGAGATCATCAAGACCGGTACGAACAACTGGACCGGATACGTCGTCGACACCTCGAACAACGTGTGGACGACGATCGGGAGCTGGAACGTGTCGGCCTCGGCCGGGCTCCTGAGGCCGAGCGGCGTCGGTTTCGTCGAGTACTACAAGTCGGTCGCCGACTGCGGGTCGATCCCGTACGGGCAGGCGGTGTGGGGCAAGCCGTTCGTCAACCCCGAGCCCGGCACGGGCACCAACACCAGCGCGTACACCTACGGCCCCTGCAAGGCCAACGCGAGCTACAGCATCAGCGAAGGACAGGTGACGATGACGACGGGCGGCTAG
- a CDS encoding type II toxin-antitoxin system prevent-host-death family antitoxin, translated as MSATYPIAEARGKLGDLARRAAQHEHITLTDRGVPTAILISPAELEDLEDALALARLERDRALGRTAAPVPHDEARRALLDAAGRGE; from the coding sequence ATGTCTGCTACGTATCCCATCGCGGAAGCCCGTGGCAAGCTCGGCGACCTCGCTCGTCGGGCAGCCCAGCATGAGCACATCACCTTGACCGATCGCGGTGTCCCCACGGCGATACTCATCTCTCCTGCCGAACTCGAAGACCTTGAGGACGCACTCGCTCTCGCTCGCCTTGAGCGAGACCGGGCGCTCGGTCGCACTGCAGCCCCCGTACCTCACGACGAGGCCCGTCGCGCACTGCTCGACGCTGCCGGGAGGGGCGAGTGA
- a CDS encoding steroid 3-ketoacyl-CoA thiolase, giving the protein MAAEPVIVEAVRTPIGKRGGALANLHPVYLLGETYRELLGRTGIHADCVEQVVGGTVTHAGEQSMNPARNAWLAMGLPYETAATTVDCQCGSSQQASHMTANMIAAGVIDIGISCGVESMSRVPLGSGSKHGPGKPWPDEWNVDLPNQFEAAERIARHRGLTRERVDSLGLLSQERAAVAWAEERYKRETFAVQVPTTEEEQHAGQGMWRLVDRDEGLRDTSMEALARLKPIMPTAVHTAGNSSQISDGAAAVMWASKRMARALKLKPRARIVAQALVGADPHYHLDGPIDATRAVLGKAGMSLGDIDLVEINEAFASVVLSWAQVFEQDLEKVNVNGGAIALGHPVGATGARLITTALHELERRDKEFALVTMCAGGALATGTIIQRL; this is encoded by the coding sequence ATGGCCGCGGAACCCGTCATCGTCGAAGCCGTACGCACACCCATCGGCAAGCGCGGCGGCGCGCTCGCCAATCTGCACCCCGTCTATCTGCTGGGCGAGACCTACCGTGAACTCCTCGGGCGCACCGGCATCCACGCCGACTGCGTCGAACAGGTCGTCGGCGGCACCGTCACGCACGCCGGCGAGCAGTCCATGAACCCCGCGCGCAACGCCTGGCTCGCAATGGGGCTCCCGTACGAGACCGCCGCGACGACCGTGGACTGCCAGTGCGGTTCCTCGCAGCAGGCGTCGCACATGACCGCGAACATGATCGCCGCCGGCGTCATCGACATCGGCATCAGCTGCGGTGTCGAGTCCATGTCGCGCGTCCCGCTGGGCAGCGGTTCCAAACACGGGCCCGGAAAGCCGTGGCCGGACGAGTGGAACGTCGACCTGCCCAACCAGTTCGAGGCCGCCGAGCGCATCGCGCGCCACCGGGGGCTGACCCGGGAGCGGGTCGACTCGCTCGGGCTGCTCTCGCAGGAGCGGGCGGCCGTCGCCTGGGCCGAGGAGCGCTACAAGCGCGAGACCTTCGCCGTGCAGGTGCCCACCACGGAGGAGGAGCAGCACGCAGGACAGGGCATGTGGCGGCTCGTCGACCGCGACGAGGGGCTGCGGGACACCTCGATGGAGGCCCTGGCCCGGCTGAAGCCGATCATGCCGACCGCGGTCCACACCGCGGGGAACTCCTCGCAGATCTCCGACGGGGCCGCCGCCGTCATGTGGGCGTCGAAGCGGATGGCGCGGGCGCTGAAACTGAAGCCGCGCGCCCGGATCGTCGCGCAGGCGCTCGTCGGGGCGGACCCGCACTACCACCTGGACGGGCCGATCGACGCGACACGGGCGGTGCTGGGGAAGGCCGGCATGTCGCTCGGGGACATCGACCTCGTCGAGATCAACGAGGCGTTCGCGTCGGTCGTGCTGAGCTGGGCGCAGGTCTTCGAGCAGGACCTGGAGAAGGTCAACGTCAACGGCGGTGCGATCGCGCTCGGCCACCCGGTCGGGGCGACCGGGGCGCGGCTCATCACCACGGCGCTGCACGAACTGGAGCGCAGGGACAAGGAGTTCGCGCTGGTGACGATGTGCGCGGGCGGGGCGCTGGCGACCGGGACGATCATCCAGCGGCTCTGA
- a CDS encoding cytochrome P450, whose product MPCPALPDGFDATDPDLLQSRVPLPEFTQLRQTAPVWWCPQPRGITGFDDEGYWVVTRHADVKYVSTHPELFSSFENTAVIRFNEHISRDQIEVQRLIMLNMDPPEHTRVRGIVQRGFTPRAIRSLETALRDRARQIVETARSGAAADGSFDFVTSIAVELPLQAIAELIGIPQADRARIFDWSNKMVAYDDPEYAITEEIGAEAAMELIGYSMNLAADRKQCPAKDIVSTLVAAEGEGNLSSDEFGFFVLLLAVAGNETTRNAISHGMHAFLTHPDQWELYKRERPATAAEEIVRWATPVVSFQRTATQDTELGGQKIRKGDRIGMFYSSANNDPDVFDRPEVFDITRDPNPHLGFGGGGPHFCLGKSLAIQEIDLIFNAIADVLPDLRLTGDPRRLRAAWLNGIKELQVSVG is encoded by the coding sequence ATGCCCTGTCCAGCGCTGCCCGACGGGTTCGACGCCACCGACCCGGACCTCCTCCAGAGCCGTGTACCCCTCCCGGAGTTCACCCAGCTGCGGCAGACCGCGCCGGTCTGGTGGTGCCCGCAGCCCCGCGGCATCACCGGCTTCGACGACGAGGGCTACTGGGTCGTCACACGGCACGCGGACGTCAAGTACGTCTCCACGCACCCGGAGCTCTTCTCGTCCTTCGAGAACACGGCGGTCATCCGCTTCAACGAGCACATCAGCCGCGACCAGATCGAGGTCCAGCGGCTGATCATGCTCAACATGGACCCGCCCGAGCACACCCGGGTCCGCGGCATCGTCCAGCGCGGCTTCACCCCGCGCGCGATACGCAGCCTGGAGACGGCGCTGCGCGACCGCGCCCGGCAGATCGTCGAGACGGCCCGCAGCGGCGCGGCCGCCGACGGCAGCTTCGACTTCGTCACCAGCATCGCCGTCGAGCTGCCGCTCCAGGCGATCGCCGAACTCATCGGCATCCCCCAGGCCGACCGGGCCCGGATCTTCGACTGGTCGAACAAGATGGTCGCGTACGACGACCCCGAGTACGCCATCACCGAGGAGATCGGCGCCGAGGCCGCCATGGAGCTGATCGGCTACTCCATGAACCTCGCCGCCGACCGCAAGCAGTGCCCCGCCAAGGACATCGTCTCGACGCTCGTCGCGGCCGAGGGCGAAGGCAACCTGTCCTCCGACGAGTTCGGCTTCTTCGTCCTGCTCCTCGCGGTCGCGGGCAACGAGACGACGCGCAACGCCATCAGCCACGGCATGCACGCCTTCCTCACCCACCCCGACCAGTGGGAGCTCTACAAGCGCGAGCGCCCGGCGACCGCGGCCGAGGAGATCGTGCGCTGGGCGACCCCTGTCGTCTCCTTCCAGCGCACCGCGACCCAGGACACCGAGCTCGGCGGCCAGAAGATCAGGAAGGGCGACCGGATCGGGATGTTCTACTCCTCGGCCAACAACGACCCCGACGTCTTCGACCGCCCCGAGGTCTTCGACATCACCCGCGACCCCAACCCCCACCTGGGCTTCGGCGGCGGGGGCCCGCACTTCTGCCTCGGCAAGTCCCTCGCCATCCAGGAGATCGACCTCATCTTCAACGCCATCGCCGACGTGCTCCCCGACCTGCGCCTGACGGGCGACCCCCGTCGGCTGCGGGCGGCCTGGCTCAACGGCATCAAGGAACTCCAGGTCAGCGTGGGTTGA
- a CDS encoding polysaccharide lyase 8 family protein, producing the protein MTSPWSRRGFLATTGGTALALGLAGTAPASAAPVAEAAAAADAPAAAEDFAALRAKWRTLILGEGFSPTAEPFRTKLATLGTQAADFRDTMAPAPGSLWPTLNYADPKPDLDQESYGYSQRMNDSFNRLSTMAQAYCQPGTGLTGDAALKDAVIAGLDHLNAEVYSDSKARFGNWWNFQIGSPQALMDIAVLLHEHLSAERIAAYCRAVDAYVPDSAVASYTGTSTGANRVDLCRVLILRGVVGDSAAKIVTGRDALSPVFPYVTTGDGFYADGSFIQHTSIPYIGGYGAVLNDGLGRLFALLRGSAWQVDDPGSQLFLDTIEKAIAPFVHNGLMMDNVSSRGISRGLTASDPFKLPQDDHTRAHGVMASVLLLGQGASPEEEARWKAMVKGWLQRDYYGPALKNPKLSLVNTARLQAVFDDDTVKASPEPVEHRVFHNMDRATHRRRDWTASVSMASQRIAHYEFGNGEHARGYHTGAGWLQWWGADHGLEQYSDTYWPTVDPYRLPGTTVSRKPLPDGVGGNWGGPRPSPAWVGGTTDGEYGTAGQHLQGITSTMYAKKSWFFLDDSVVCLGAGITSADGHTVETTVDNRNLGAAGSAALSINGIRQPVEQGWTATRARTRWAHIAGHAGYVFPGGAEIGALREERTGAWRDINTGSSPEPFTRRYLTLWQDHGTDPQDASYAYILMPGASELRTAARALDGDWLEILANTAQQHGVRVASRGFTGINFWEPGTVGKVTASAPVSVQIRERWDGTATIGVADPSRTVTGLTLVWKRRVKSVTGKAPTVTGATAGSSLTLTFGDLSGSYGATHQVRVRLH; encoded by the coding sequence ATGACGTCTCCCTGGTCCCGCCGCGGCTTCCTCGCCACCACCGGCGGTACGGCCCTCGCGCTCGGCCTCGCCGGCACCGCACCGGCGTCCGCCGCGCCGGTGGCCGAAGCCGCGGCCGCCGCCGACGCCCCGGCAGCGGCCGAGGACTTCGCCGCGCTGCGTGCCAAGTGGCGCACGCTGATACTCGGCGAGGGATTCAGCCCCACCGCCGAGCCCTTCAGGACCAAGCTGGCCACGCTCGGCACCCAGGCCGCGGACTTCCGCGACACCATGGCACCCGCCCCCGGCTCGCTGTGGCCCACGCTGAACTACGCCGACCCCAAGCCGGACCTCGACCAGGAGTCGTACGGCTACTCGCAGCGGATGAACGACAGCTTCAACCGGCTGAGCACCATGGCCCAGGCGTACTGCCAGCCGGGCACCGGCCTGACCGGGGACGCGGCACTCAAGGACGCCGTCATCGCCGGACTCGACCACCTCAACGCCGAGGTCTACAGCGACAGCAAGGCCCGCTTCGGCAACTGGTGGAACTTCCAGATCGGCTCCCCGCAGGCGCTGATGGACATCGCCGTGCTGCTCCACGAGCACCTGTCCGCCGAGCGGATCGCCGCGTACTGCCGGGCCGTCGACGCCTACGTCCCCGACTCGGCCGTCGCGAGCTACACCGGCACCAGCACCGGCGCCAACCGCGTCGACCTCTGCCGGGTGCTCATCCTCCGCGGCGTCGTCGGCGACAGCGCGGCGAAGATCGTGACCGGCAGGGACGCGCTCTCGCCCGTCTTCCCGTACGTCACGACCGGCGACGGCTTCTACGCCGACGGCTCCTTCATCCAGCACACCAGCATCCCCTACATCGGCGGCTACGGAGCCGTGCTCAACGACGGCCTCGGCCGGCTCTTCGCGCTGCTGCGCGGCTCCGCCTGGCAGGTCGACGACCCCGGCAGCCAGCTCTTCCTCGACACCATCGAGAAGGCCATCGCGCCGTTCGTCCACAACGGCCTGATGATGGACAACGTCTCCAGCCGCGGCATCAGCCGGGGCCTGACCGCGTCGGACCCCTTCAAGCTCCCCCAGGACGACCACACCCGCGCCCACGGTGTGATGGCCTCCGTCCTGCTGCTCGGCCAGGGCGCGAGCCCCGAGGAGGAGGCGCGCTGGAAGGCCATGGTCAAGGGCTGGCTCCAGCGCGACTACTACGGCCCGGCGCTGAAGAACCCGAAGCTCTCGCTCGTCAACACCGCCCGCCTCCAGGCCGTGTTCGACGACGACACGGTCAAGGCCTCTCCCGAGCCGGTCGAGCACCGGGTCTTCCACAACATGGACCGGGCCACCCACCGCAGGCGCGACTGGACCGCCTCCGTCTCCATGGCATCCCAGCGCATCGCCCACTACGAGTTCGGCAACGGCGAGCACGCCCGCGGCTACCACACCGGCGCCGGCTGGCTCCAGTGGTGGGGCGCCGACCACGGCCTCGAACAGTACTCGGACACCTACTGGCCCACCGTCGATCCGTACCGCCTCCCCGGCACCACCGTCTCCAGGAAGCCGCTGCCCGACGGCGTCGGCGGCAACTGGGGCGGACCCAGGCCGAGCCCGGCCTGGGTCGGCGGCACCACCGACGGCGAGTACGGCACCGCGGGGCAGCACCTCCAGGGCATCACCAGCACGATGTACGCCAAGAAGTCCTGGTTCTTCCTCGACGACTCCGTCGTCTGCCTCGGAGCCGGCATCACCTCGGCCGACGGACACACCGTCGAGACCACCGTCGACAACCGCAACCTCGGCGCGGCGGGCAGCGCCGCCCTCAGCATCAACGGCATCCGCCAGCCCGTCGAGCAGGGGTGGACGGCCACCCGGGCCCGCACCCGGTGGGCGCACATCGCGGGCCACGCCGGCTACGTCTTCCCCGGCGGCGCCGAGATCGGCGCACTGCGCGAGGAACGCACCGGCGCCTGGCGCGACATCAACACCGGCAGCTCCCCTGAGCCCTTCACCCGCCGCTACCTCACGCTCTGGCAGGACCACGGCACCGACCCGCAGGACGCCTCGTACGCGTACATCCTGATGCCCGGCGCGAGCGAACTGCGCACCGCCGCCCGCGCGCTGGACGGCGACTGGCTGGAGATCCTCGCCAACACCGCGCAGCAGCACGGCGTCCGCGTCGCCTCGCGCGGCTTCACCGGGATCAACTTCTGGGAGCCCGGCACCGTCGGCAAGGTCACCGCGAGCGCGCCCGTGAGCGTGCAGATCAGGGAGCGATGGGACGGCACGGCGACCATCGGCGTCGCCGACCCGAGCCGGACCGTCACCGGACTGACCCTCGTATGGAAGCGGCGCGTCAAGTCCGTGACCGGTAAGGCACCTACGGTCACCGGAGCCACGGCAGGCTCCTCGCTCACCCTCACCTTCGGCGATCTCAGCGGCAGCTACGGCGCCACGCACCAGGTCCGCGTACGCCTCCACTGA
- a CDS encoding type II toxin-antitoxin system RelE/ParE family toxin, with translation MSWRILWEAAALNAAAGYLKDDPEGVDALLQATDQLAENARPAESRPWGTEHWRLRRGPWRVLYRLDPDGRIVHIEHIGHTGSG, from the coding sequence GTGAGCTGGCGGATCCTCTGGGAAGCGGCGGCGCTCAACGCGGCCGCCGGCTACCTCAAAGACGACCCGGAGGGTGTCGACGCTCTGCTTCAGGCCACCGATCAGCTCGCCGAGAACGCCAGGCCCGCGGAATCCAGGCCGTGGGGCACGGAACACTGGCGCTTACGCCGTGGCCCCTGGCGCGTCTTGTATCGCCTTGACCCGGACGGTCGGATTGTCCACATCGAGCACATCGGCCATACCGGCAGCGGCTGA